One window of Quercus robur chromosome 12, dhQueRobu3.1, whole genome shotgun sequence genomic DNA carries:
- the LOC126710603 gene encoding arabinosyltransferase XEG113, with the protein MGWNWRNGFQEVANTRPLFLTIYATVVIGVIFSSFYVFSAIYSKPLVDSSISWLSSPPSAISSHNVDSHPTEPALNFSRSATVGLTTGPQSVLMPPIWQVPSQTKKMPPLKAFQLTKELVQQRVKDNVIIVTFGNYAFMDFILTWVKHLTDLGLSNLLVGAMDTKLLEALYWKGIPVFDMGSHMSTVDVGWGSPTFHKMGRQKVVMIDSFLPYGFELLMCDTDMVWLKNPLPYFARFPEADVLTSSDQVIPTVVDDRLDIWQQVSGAYNIGIFHWRPTDSAKKLAKAWKEMLIADDKIWDQNGFNDLLHKQLGPPVDEESGLVYAFDGNLKLGILPASIFCSGHTYFVQATYQQFRLEPYAVHTTFQFAGTEGKRHRLREAMVFYDPPEYYDSPGGFLSFKPSIPKSLLLDGQHTIESHFSLVNYQMKQIRTALAIASLLDRTLVMPPLWCRLDRLWFAHPGVLEGSVTRQPFICPLDHVFEVNVMLKELPEDEFGPQIDIKEYSFFDNPSLPRQVKDSWLDVKLCQEGSKDCHASNGTSPQGVLRFPKRSNEETFKAVFSSFKDVKVIQFSSMQDAFLGFSDKTREQKFRNRVKRYVGIWCCVTDHTPGHIYYDMYWDEKPGWKPKAPQTPADDHPPL; encoded by the exons ATGTGGATTCTCATCCAACAGAGCCAGCACTCAATTTTTCTCGATCAGCAACAGTGGGTCTAACTACAGGGCCTCAAAGCGTGTTGATGCCCCCTATTTGGCAAGTTCCctcacaaaccaaaaaaatgccACCTTTGAAGGCTTTTCAACTGACTAAAGAACTGGTTCAGCAAAGGGTGAAAGATAACGTCATAATAGTGACCTTTGGTAACTACGCATTCATGGATTTTATCCTGACTTGGGTTAAACACTTGACAGATTTGGGGCTCTCTAACCTTCTTGTTG GTGCGATGGATACCAAATTGTTGGAGGCTTTGTATTGGAAAGGTATTCCTGTTTTTGATATGGGCAGCCATATGAGCACAGTTGATGTTGGCTGGGGCTCTCCAACATTTCATAAGATGGGGAGACAAAAAGTTGTTATGATAGATTCATTCCTTCCCTATGGTTTCGAACTGTTGATGTGTGATACAGACATGGTTTGGTTGAAG AACCCGCTGCCATATTTTGCTCGTTTTCCTGAAGCAGATGTCTTAACTTCTAGTGATCAAGTCATACCAACAGTTGTTGATGACAGGCTAGACATTTGGCAACAAG TTAGTGGAGCCTACAATATAGGAATATTCCACTGGCGGCCAACAGATTCTGCAAAAAAACTGGCAAAGGCATGGAAAGAAATGCTTATAGCTGATGACAAAATATGGGATCAAAATGGGTTTAATGATCTTTTACACAAGCAGTTAGGACCACCTGTGGACGAGGAGAGTGGACTTGTATATGCTTTTGATGGAAATCTCAAGCTGGGAATCCTGCCAGCTAGTATATTTTGTAGTGGACATACTTATTTTGTCCAG GCCACGTATCAGCAATTCAGATTGGAGCCATATGCAGTGCATACCACATTTCAGTTTGCAGGTACTGAAGGAAAGCGGCACCGGCTTCGGGAAGCCATGGTTTTCTATGATCCACCAGAATACTATGATTCACCAG GAGGATTCTTATCATTTAAGCCATCTATTCCCAAGAGCTTGTTACTAGATGGGCAACATACTATTGAATCACACTTTTCTCTAGTTAATTACCAA ATGAAACAAATAAGGACAGCACTTGCGATAGCTTCATTGTTGGATCGTACACTG GTCATGCCTCCACTATGGTGCAGGTTGGATAGGCTGTGGTTTGCGCACCCGGGAGTTTTGGAAGGCTCTGTGACTAGACAACCTTTTATTTGTCCTCTGGACCATGTATTTGAG GTAAATGTAATGTTGAAAGAACTGCCAGAGGACGAGTTTGGCCCCCAGATCGATATTAAGGAGTACTCTTTCTTTGACAATCCATCATTACCAAGACAG GTGAAAGATTCATGGCTTGATGTTAAGCTTTGTCAAGAAGGAAGTAAAGATTGTCATGCATCTAATGGTACCAGTCCACAAGGCGTACTCAGATTTCCAAAGCGCAGCAATGAAGAAACG TTCAAGGCGGTATTCTCTTCATTCAAGGACGTTAAGGTCATTCAATTCTCTTCGATGCAAGATGCTTTCCTAGGTTTTAGTGATAAG acAAGGGAACAGAAATTCAGGAACCGTGTGAAGCGGTATGTTGGTATATGGTGTTGTGTGACTGATCACACTCCTGGACACATATATTATGATATGTATTGGGATGAGAAACCTGGTTGGAAACCGAAAGCACCTCAAACTCCAGCAGATGATCACCCACCTTTGTGA